A genomic segment from Lycium ferocissimum isolate CSIRO_LF1 unplaced genomic scaffold, AGI_CSIRO_Lferr_CH_V1 ctg10559, whole genome shotgun sequence encodes:
- the LOC132041533 gene encoding uncharacterized protein LOC132041533 produces MPFTLTDGHIGASSHTPPPFNTNQIPGTAHSIPSYPTPQNTHYGISIQPSITPLPNDKNTPITRIRPVASFHTPVTPGTFSPDREIDHYEEMEKAWKAEQEKKEERLERKTTAILERCMRTTLTSTGLSYDDLCMHPNLDLPEGFKVPRLELFNGTGNPKPHLRAYCDQLVGVRDNQALIM; encoded by the coding sequence ATGCCATTTACCCTCACTGATGGACACATTGGCGCTTCAAGCCATACCCCACCACCATTTAACACCAACCAAATTCCTGGAACCGCCCACTCCATCCCTTCTTACCCAACACCACAAAATACCCACTATGGCATCTCTATACAACCAAGCATCACCCCACTACCTAATGACAAAAACACCCCTATTACTCGAATTCGCCCTGTTGCTTCTTTCCACACACCTGTCACACCAGGCACATTCTCGCCCGATCGAGAAATTGACCACTATGAAGAAATGGAAAAGGCATGGAAGGCCGAACaggaaaaaaaggaggaaaggCTCGAGCGGAAGACGACTGCAATATTGGAACGATGTATGAGGACTACCCTTACTAGCACAGGTCTAAGCTATGACGATTTGTGCATGCATCCCAATTTGGATTTACCCGAAGGTTTCAAAGTACCCCGATTGGAATTGTTTAACGGGACAGGCAATCCTAAGCCGCACTTGCGGGCCTATTGCGATCAGTTGGTCGGTGTCCGAGACAATCAAGC